In a genomic window of Lagopus muta isolate bLagMut1 chromosome 2, bLagMut1 primary, whole genome shotgun sequence:
- the KRTCAP3 gene encoding keratinocyte-associated protein 3, translating to MAGRRAGRWWPGPLAEPQRLMRAGLGLIVLGHSTLVLGAIVHGSVLRHVSRTKGAVTPEYAVANVVSVLSGLLSIAVGIVAIVVSRNLSRAVLHWALLGVSLLNCLLSAACSVGLALAIALTIHSRGMRLVTGCNSPALPADARAAIATNDCPFNTTRIYDTALALWFPSVLLAAAEAVLAGRCSLAALVLQGIGPCARGYSKDQMARPGMVKERQLLVGLAETCA from the exons ATGGCGGGCAGGCGTGCGGGGCGATGGTGGCCGGGGCCCCTGGCTGAGCCGCAGCGCCTGATGCGTGCTGGGCTGGGTCTCATCGTGCTGGGCCACAGCACCCTGGTGCTGGGAGCCATCGTGCACGGCTCCGTCCTGCGGCACGTCTCCAGGACCAAGGGTGCCGTCACCCCTGAGTACGCGGTGGCCAACGTCGTGTCGGTGCTGTCCGGGCTGCTG AGCATCGCTGTGGGCATCGTTGCCATCGTGGTGTCGCGCAACCTTTCCCGGGCTGTCCTG cactgggccCTGCTGGGAGTATCCCTGCTGAACTGtctgctgtctgcagcctgcagcgTGGGCTTGGCGCTGGCCATCGCGCTCACCATCCACAGCCGTGGGATGCGCCTGGTCACGGGCTGCAACAGCCCCGCGCTGCCGGCTGATGCCCGCGCAGCCATAGCCACCAACGACTGTCCCTTCAACACCACGCGCATCTAT gacacAGCCCTGGCGCTCTGGttcccctctgtgctgctggcagctgcagaagctgtgctggctggaaGGTGCTCTTTGGCAGCCCTGGTCCTGCAGGGCATCGGCCCTTGTGCACGTGGCTACAGCAAGGACCAG atgGCCAGGCCAGGTATGGTGAAGGagaggcagctgctggtggggcTGGCTGAGACCTGTGCATAG